In Argopecten irradians isolate NY chromosome 11, Ai_NY, whole genome shotgun sequence, one DNA window encodes the following:
- the LOC138335565 gene encoding nucleolar and coiled-body phosphoprotein 1-like → MGWDRILVCVCALLLLEGTYAATYDMEKCDYAGFLDVPEGAPVVVNGGVLTSTAVPNPCSIVFRATNPEHILTIDITILNLIDCSITLNFIYGSDVETFRCGTRNPGKIYTNMRQITVNFLRGPQVSSYKFQFLLTSTKPVPIIPGDNSNPSEVGLIVGIVSGVFIMLLVVAILAVCCHRRAQKAKILYKANQTKKPLDQQGRPATSVGFTNDAVQNGYTHESSPRAKTKLLSENNGSSSPRAKTLNFHSSTKPEDNGIQNHFQDDDDTYDKTEDMKRPPKSPFLSALSTNPKFKASKSSNNRDADEREKRISSTSSVNSSGVSRDSAPPLPIVPVNKSPTNKRRNHASIRRAYRTASSSEEEFNQMANASAMREESGPSSTETTASRPDTKANTKHSLKPDKNKKKGNKKDMKLEDYEPTSGNFQKNTARASKRAQKSPRLGNRSDGFGHRRRKSEGRSDGEYEDSRPGTPTSMCDLESLPPLTRSASRQSLYASRSSLYRRRGRKGSYAESVASTNYVRDDMEIGRHSRSYSQDYDDETDGGYERPISRHERERVFRSMGELGRETKERSTQTLRETATQTGHEHSVVMQPKRVVKKKKRSKSMSAVGTQTNKALKKSEKAETETEDNLEKPKPKPKPKPRKSTNSVSAVAAAEDSEDGKKKKKKKKRAKSREDLSHADRPATPQEQQASAQVPGQPYLQYNMPHGAEAQPLAPGQPMAPGGYPGQGVPVQGYTAGYPGVTMPYSVNPQTGYIMAPQPGQINHQAGHPQTGQIVHQPGHQQPGQFVQHPGQIIQQPGYPQPGQFVQHPGQIIQQPGQPQPRNVSQSSHVPGKPRRSNWDMLMEMTDGDNQQKQAAMTETGSLASSVFTYNLPSHVGHPGIPVVQPQPPGLVNQAYSNVAFPNQAVPQADTMPRVPPSYMDAINMDSMSGPPSSGPHSHDQSFSQSGSDTGLPVVHKDTTNLLPKKSSWEVLKEITDSQNNESVV, encoded by the exons ATGGGGTGGGATAGAATCCTGGTGTGTGTTTGTGCCCTCCTGCTGTTGGAGGGCACATACGCTGCCACAT ATGATATGGAGAAGTGTGATTATGCTGGTTTCTTGGATGTGCCAGAGGGAGCCCCCGTAGTTGTAAATGGAGGCGTTCTTACCAGCACAGCGGTACCGAACCCATGTAGCATTGTTTTCCGGGCGACCAACCCCGAACACATCCTCACCATCGACATTACCATTCTGAATCTCATCGACTGTTCCATTACGTTGAATTTTATCTACGGCTCAGACGTA GAGACATTTCGATGTGGCACCAGAAACCCAGGGAAGATCTACACCAATATGCGGCAGATTACTGTTAACTTTTTACGAGGACCCCAGGTCTCTTCCTACAAGTTCCAGTTTCTGCTCACCAGTACCAAAC CTGTACCGATTATACCTGGGGACAACTCCAATCCATCAGAGGTTGGCCTTATCGTGGGGATTGTGTCTGGTGTCTTCATCATGCTGcttgtggtggccatcttggcaGTGTGCTGTCACCGACGTGCTCAGAAGGCTAAAATCCTGTATAAGGCTAACCAGACAAAAAAGCCATTGGATCAGCAAGGGAGACCAGCAACATCCGTAGGGTTTACAAATGATGCCGTACAAAATGGCTACACACATGAGTCCTCACCGAGGGCAAAAACAAAGTTACTATCGGAGAACAATGGCTCGAGCAGCCCGCGTGCTAAGACTCTAAACTTCCACTCCAGTACAAAGCCGGAGGACAATGGAATTCAGAACCATTTTCAAGATGATGATGACACTTATGATAAAACAGAAGATATGAAAAGACCTCCTAAATCGCCATTTTTATCAGCATTATCAACTAATCCGAAATTTAAAGCATCAAAATCATCTAACAACAGGGACGCCGACGAAAGAGAAAAAAGGATTTCGTCAACATCATCCGTCAATTCATCCGGGGTCTCTCGTGACTCTGCCCCTCCACTTCCTATTGTTCCTGTTAACAAATCTCCCACAAATAAGAGGCGAAATCATGCCAGTATTCGTAGGGCATATCGGACAGCTTCCTCTTCGGAAGAGGAGTTTAATCAGATGGCTAACGCTAGTGCGATGAGAGAGGAGAGTGGTCCCTCCTCTACAGAGACAACTGCCAGTAGGCCAGATACTAAAGCTAATACTAAACATTCCCTAAAACCagataaaaacaagaaaaagggGAACAAAAAGGACATGAAGCTGGAGGACTATGAACCCACATCTGGGAACTTTCAGAAAAACACAGCAAGGGCTAGTAAACGGGCCCAGAAATCGCCACGCCTTGGTAACCGCAGCGATGGGTTTGGTCATCGTAGGAGAAAAAGTGAAGGTAGAAGTGACGGAGAATATGAGGACTCGAGACCAGGAACACCGACCAGCATGTGTGACTTGGAGTCACTGCCTC CTCTCACGCGGTCAGCCTCTCGTCAGTCTCTCTATGCATCCCGTTCGTCTCTCTACCGGAGGCGTGGCAGGAAAGGATCTTACGCAGAATCTGTAGCCTCAACAAATTATGTGCGCGACGACATGGAAATTGGACGACACTCTCGTTCATATTCTCAGGATTATGATGATGAGACTGATGGCGGTTATGAGAGACCAATCAGTCGTCATGAAAGAGAAAGAGTGTTTCGGTCTATGGGTGAACTTGGACGAGAAACGAAGGAACGATCAACGCAGACACTGCGAGAGACTGCCACACAGACCGGCCATGAACATTCGGTCGTCATGCAGCCTAAACGAGTGgttaagaaaaagaaaagatccaAGTCAATGTCAGCTGTTGGCACTCAGACCAATAAGGCTCTGAAGAAGTCAGAGAAGGCTGAAACGGAAACTGAAGATAACCTGGAGAAACCGAAACCTAAACCAAAGCCCAAACCCCGTAAGTCCACAAACTCAGTTAGTGCTGTCGCTGCGGCAGAGGATTCAGAGGATGgtaagaagaagaaaaagaagaagaagcgAGCAAAATCTAGGGAGGATTTGTCCCATGCTGATCGACCTGCCACACCACAAGAGCAACAGGCTTCTGCACAGGTTCCTGGCCAACCCTACCTCCAATATAACATGCCTCATGGAGCAGAGGCTCAACCGCTGGCCCCTGGACAACCGATGGCCCCTGGAGGATACCCAGGGCAGGGTGTTCCAGTGCAGGGCTATACTGCTGGGTACCCAGGTGTCACTATGCCATACAGTGTCAATCCACAAACTGGCTATATAATGGCACCGCAACCAGGACAAATCAATCATCAAGCAGGCCATCCACAAACAGGACAAATTGTGCACCAACCAGGACATCAACAGCCAGGACAATTTGTCCAACACCCAGGACAAATCATTCAACAACCAGGATATCCACAGCCAGGACAATTTGTCCAACACCCAGGACAAATCATTCAACAACCAGGCCAGCCACAGCCACGAAATGTCAGCCAGTCTTCCCATGTTCCTGGCAAACCTCGCAGGTCAAACTGGGACATGTTAATGGAGATGACCGATGGCGACAACCAGCAGAAACAAGCTGCCATGACAGAAACAGGATCTCTTGCTAGTTCAGTATTCACATACAATCTTCCCTCACATGTAGGTCACCCTGGCATACCTGTAGTCCAGCCACAGCCCCCAGGGCTGGTGAACCAGGCCTACTCAAACGTGGCATTTCCTAACCAAGCAGTGCCACAGGCTGATACAATGCCGCGTGTGCCACCGTCGTACATGGATGCTATAAACATGGACTCGATGTCTGGTCCTCCGTCGTCCGGACCGCATTCCCATGATCAATCTTTCTCCCAGTCAGGCAGTGATACTGGACTTCCTGTGGTACACAAAGACACAACCAACCTTCTACCTAAAAAATCCTCCTGGGAAGTGTTGAAGGAAATCACAGACAGTCAAAACAATGAAAGTGTTGTATGA